The Daucus carota subsp. sativus chromosome 7, DH1 v3.0, whole genome shotgun sequence genome window below encodes:
- the LOC135147907 gene encoding uncharacterized protein LOC135147907 translates to MHIRDFIEICDTFKFNGVTEDAIKLRLFPFSLRDKAKGWLHSLPAGSITTWEDLAQKFLTKFFPMAKTAAMRNAITQFSQLSGETLCEAWERYKEMLRKCPHHGMPDWMVINCFYNGLGPQTRPMLDAASGGALWAKNYDEAYELIEMMAANEYQNPSQRLHQGKAAGILDVDATTALTAQLKALTMKVDSLANLGNQQPPSVCELCASAHSSDQCAISSESAQFIANALINRPQGTLPSDTEANPGRKEVKEQVQAITLRSGKVTKEKDSATERNKEESDQHVETPMPSSESNSGKTVVEADKDEINEEASKEPTEKSSPKADIGVKQVYPPPPFPKRLQKHKLDKQFAKFLEVFKKLQINIPFAEALKQMPSYAKFMKGILSRKLKLEDLDTVALTEECSAVLQQKLPPKLKDPGSFTIPCTIGKLSFDKCLCDLGASINLMPLSVFKKLGLPEPKPTNMSLQLADRSITYPRGIVEDVLVKVDKLIFPADFVILDFEEDKQIPIILGRLFLATGQTLIDVQKGELTMRVQDQSVTFKVFNAMKFPTDEEECFKVEPLEAVENSETGQKLRPSTFERVLTGDSDFEDEGVAELENSQEHRNPFIEEAPELELKLPPDLLSDVQFRRLSRRIDDMHDIHHYFAKDFTKALGSAFRAIGVEVDWPVFGDGMVYSPPDPPPEEGVPPDI, encoded by the exons atgcatattcgagacttcattgagatctgtgacactttcaagtttaaTGGTGTTACGGAAGATGCCATTAAATTGAGGCTGTTCCCgttttctctgagggataaagctaagggatggttgcattctcttcctgcaggatctattacgacatgggaggatctggctcagaagtTTCTTACTAAGTTtttccctatggccaaaacagctgcaatgaggaatgctatcactcaattctctcagttaTCTGGTGAAACTCTTTGTGAAGcatgggaacgctacaaggagatgcttcgaaagtgcccacatcatgggatgcctgactGGATGGTTATCAATtgcttctataatggcttgggtcCTCAAACGAGACCAATGTTagatgcagcatcaggtggagctttGTGGGCTAAGAactatgatgaggcttatgagttgatcgagatgatggctgcgaatgaatatcagaatcctagtcagcgtcttcatcagggcaaagcagcaggaattctagatgttgatgctactaccGCTTTGactgctcagcttaaggctcttactatgaaggtggattctttggcaaatttgggaaatcagcagccaccttcagtttGCGAGCTTTGTGCTAGTGCACATTCTTCtgatcagtgtgctatatctaGTGAATCCGCgcagttt attgctaacgcgttgataaacagaccacaaggaactcttcctagtgataccgaggccaatccgggtaGGAAAGAggtgaaggaacaggtacaggctaTCACCTTGAGGTCTGGAAAGGTAACCAAGGAAAAAGATTCAGCAACAGagcgaaacaaggaagagagtgatcaacatGTTGAAACACCCATGCCCTCATCTGAGTctaatagtggaaaaactgttgttgaagctgacaaggatgaaatcaacgaggaagcaagcaaggaacCAACCGAAAAGTCTAGTCCAAAAGCTGAtattggggtcaagcaagtgtatccacctcccccttttccgaagagacttcagaagcataagcttgacaaacaattcgctaaatttctagaggttttcaagaaattgcaAATCAATATACCTTTTGCGGAAGCTCTAAAACAGATGCCGAGCTATGCTAagttcatgaaaggtattctatctcggaaGCTGAAGCTTGAGGACTTGGATACCGTTGCTCTAACGGAAGAGTGCAGTGCGGTGCTGCAACAGAAATTGCCTCCAAAACTTAAAGATCCCGGAAGTTTCACAATACCATGTACTATTGGCAAGTTATCTTTCGACAAGTGTTTGTGTGATCTGGGAGCTAGTATCAATCTGATGCCGTTgtctgtcttcaagaaacttgggCTGCCGGAGCCGAAACCTACGAACATGTCATTACAACTAGCTGATCGGTCCATCACTTACCCACGAGGTATAGTGGAGGATGTCTTGGTTAAGGTGGATAAGCTCATATttcctgctgattttgtcattctagacttCGAGGAGGATAAGCagattcccattatcttgggGAGGCTGttcttagctacaggccaaactttgatcgatgtgcaaaaaggagagcttacaatgagagttcaagatcagagtgtcacttttaaggtgttcaacgcaatgaaatttccaaccgacgaagaagaatgctttaaggtggagccaCTAGAAGCTGTTGAAAATTCTGAGACGGGGCAAAAGCTAAGGCCAAGTACCTTTGAGAGAGTCTTAACAGGGGATTCTGATTTCGAAGATGAAGGAGTAGCAGAGCTTGAAAATTCTCAAGAGCATCGTAATCCATTTATTGAAGAAGCTCCCGAACTCGAACTCAAACTACCTCCAGATCTCTTAAGTGATGTGCAGTTTAGAAGGTTGTCACGGcgcatagatgacatgcatgacattcaccACTATTTTGCAAAGGATTTTACTAAGgctcttgggagtgcttttcgagctattggtgttgaggttgattggccagtgtttggagatggcatggtatattcaccacctgatCCTCCACCCGAGGAGGGTGTTCCTCCGGACATCTAG